A stretch of Shumkonia mesophila DNA encodes these proteins:
- the ftsA gene encoding cell division protein FtsA — MKTNGTTPKVRNGLVAALDIGSTKVVCFIARTGGDTGLQIVGMGHQLSRGIRSGTIVDMEAAADSIRATVEAAEQMAGENIREVIVNLSGGEPVSRLIAYEISIAGHQIGDADLRQVLDPHVLNHGRPADHEMIHTLPVGYSIDGQRGVADPRGMFGERLGANVHVISASGGALRNLATCIAHCHLEIDARVVSPLASSLACLVDDEKQLGVTLIDMGGGTTTIAVYFDGELIHTDGIPVGGMHVTNDIARGLSTPVAHAERMKTLYGSAMPTPSDDREVLKVPVIGEESDSEANPVPRSMLVSIIRPRIEETFEMVRARLEEAGFDKVAGRRVVLTGGASQLSGVREVAGMILDKQVRLGRPQFIRGMAEATGGPAFSTCAGLLKYAIRTPAAAVSSPYRPTEVPNGRFGRFGQWLRENF; from the coding sequence ATGAAGACGAACGGCACGACCCCGAAAGTGCGCAACGGCCTGGTTGCCGCGCTCGATATCGGCAGCACCAAGGTGGTCTGCTTCATCGCCAGGACCGGGGGCGACACCGGGCTGCAGATCGTCGGCATGGGCCACCAGCTGTCGCGCGGCATCCGCTCGGGCACCATCGTCGACATGGAGGCCGCCGCCGATTCCATCCGCGCCACCGTCGAGGCGGCCGAGCAGATGGCCGGCGAGAACATCCGCGAGGTCATTGTCAACCTGTCGGGCGGCGAGCCCGTTTCGCGGCTGATCGCCTACGAGATTTCCATCGCCGGCCACCAGATCGGCGACGCCGATCTGCGCCAGGTGCTCGACCCCCACGTGCTCAACCACGGCCGCCCGGCCGATCACGAGATGATCCACACCCTGCCGGTCGGCTACAGCATCGACGGCCAGCGCGGGGTGGCCGACCCGCGCGGCATGTTCGGGGAAAGGCTGGGCGCCAATGTCCACGTGATCAGCGCCAGCGGCGGCGCGTTGCGCAACCTGGCCACCTGCATCGCCCACTGTCATCTCGAAATCGACGCCAGGGTGGTCTCGCCGCTGGCCTCGTCGCTGGCCTGCCTGGTCGACGACGAGAAGCAGCTGGGCGTCACCCTCATCGACATGGGCGGCGGCACCACCACCATCGCCGTCTATTTCGACGGCGAGCTGATCCATACCGACGGCATCCCGGTCGGCGGCATGCACGTCACCAACGACATCGCCCGCGGCCTCTCCACCCCGGTCGCCCATGCCGAGCGCATGAAGACGCTCTACGGCAGCGCCATGCCGACGCCGTCCGACGACCGCGAGGTGCTGAAGGTGCCGGTCATCGGCGAGGAGTCGGACTCCGAGGCCAATCCGGTGCCGCGCTCGATGCTGGTCAGCATCATCCGGCCGCGCATCGAGGAGACCTTCGAGATGGTGCGGGCCCGCCTGGAGGAAGCCGGCTTCGACAAGGTGGCCGGGCGGCGCGTCGTGCTGACCGGCGGCGCCAGCCAGTTGTCGGGCGTGCGCGAGGTGGCCGGAATGATCCTCGACAAGCAGGTCCGGCTCGGCCGGCCGCAGTTCATCCGCGGCATGGCCGAGGCGACCGGCGGTCCGGCCTTTTCGACCTGCGCGGGACTGCTGAAGTACGCGATTCGAACCCCGGCGGCGGCGGTCAGTTCGCCCTACCGCCCAACAGAGGTGCCCAACGGGCGGTTCGGCCGCTTCGGGCAATGGCTCCGTGAGAATTTCTAG